In Candidatus Rokuibacteriota bacterium, the genomic stretch CCTCGACGATCCGCGCCAGATCGGTCCGCGAGGATCGTAGCTCCGCGACCAACTCCGCGGTTGTTATGGTCAGCCTCGTGGCGACAATGCCATCGTCGCTCGATGTTCACCGGCCTGTGACTTCTTGAGAGTCAGAAGCGCGACGACCCCGGCCAGCCGGCTCAGAGCCACCGGCTTCGGGACGTGATATTGAAAGCCGGCTCGCAGTGTGGCCAGCCGGTCCTCTGCCGTGGTCAGTCCCGTGAACGCCGCCGCCGGGACGTCGCCTCCCTGGTCGGGCGGCAGCTTCCGCACCTCTTGAATGAGCCAATAGCCGTCCTTGTCGGGCATGGAAAGGCTGCTCACGAGAGCGTCCGGCCTTGCTCGTTTGAGGATGGCCAGGCCCGCGACGGCGGAATCGACGGCCGTCACATGCGCGCCGCATTGCCTAAGGACATCGGCCACGACTTCTCTGACCTGAGGCGCGCCTTCGACGAGGAGCACCCGAACGCCATCGAGACGTGGAGTCCCGGTCCAGACATTCATTGTGTCACACGACCCGATCGCATAGCCCACAGTCTAGTCGACACAAACCCGGCCATCTATTAGACCTTGGTCCAATGCTTGGCCGCGAAGCGGCGCCGGGCGCCCGACACAGGCGAATCGCATGGGTGGACGCGTACGAGCTGAGATGACGCGAGGCCCGCGCTCGACCGCGACACCGGTGACGTCACCGACGTTGGCTTCGGGTCTCAGCCGGCGAGCCGGAGAGCGCTCGGCTCCTGAAGTCGCCGTTCGATCATCTGCCAGTCGATGTTCCGGAAGAAGGCCTCGATGTATTTGGCTCGTTCCGTCGCTTTGTAATCCCGCATGAAGGCGTGCTCCCACACATCCATCACCAGCAGAGGCCTGAAGCCCGCTGGCACGCCGTCGTGATGGAGAGTGACCCAGTGATTCGTCAGCCAGTGCGTAACCGGATCCTCAAAAAGGATGCCCCAGCCGACGCCACGCAGCTCACCGATCGCGTGGAAGGCCGCCTGCCACTGCTCGACGGAGCCGAAGGACTCGGTGAGGGCGGCCGCCAGACGGGAGCCGCTCGCCGGTGTCAGCTCGGCGGCCGGGCTGAGACCCGAGACCACCATGCTAACCGGTTCATGGGGCAAGTGAATATTGGACCTTCGTCCAATGGGCAGACGGGTCGGCCGCGACTAGAGTGAAGGAGCAGGAGGGAGGCACACCATGAGCAAAGTGTTCTACGTCATCGGCGTCGTAGTCGTCGCGTTAGCGATCCTCGGATACTTCGGGCTCCGGTAGGGGAGCCAATCGGGTTCGTGCAGTAGAGATAGGGACACCTATACCCCGCGCATGCGGTGGAGAATTGGAGATGATCGTGGTTAACGAGTGGAACGCTGGGCTGGACCGACCTGTCACGGTTCCGTTTCTTCACGTGGGGCTCGCCGACCAGGTGGACCGACTCAAGCAGGAATCGACCTGGCGCACGACTGGGCGGAATGCGATCACGTTGACCAAGGAGCCCACGCTGCGCCTGGTATTGCTGCTGCTCGGGAAACGCACCAAGATGCCCGAGCCTCGGGCGGCCGGACCCCTGACTCTGCACGTCCTGTCTGGCTCGGTGCGTTCCGGGCGGGGGACCGCACGGAAGAGGTCGGGTCTGGTGAGATCATCGTGCTCGAATCTGCCATTGGGCACGAGGTAGCGGCTCTGGAGGAGAGCGCCTGTCTGCTCACCCTTGCCAACGCCTCCTAGGAAGCGAAAGCGAGAAAGCGTAGTGTCGTGCCACGCACGAGAGGTCTGCGCGCCTCGCATCCTGGCCGACATCTCCCGCAAGGCGATCGCGCAGCTGCGGTGGGCCGTCCAGGACCGCCGGGTTGCCGGTCCGCACGGAGATGCCGGAGGAGGTGTACCAGTTCATGAGCCTCTTCCCGCGGTCCACGCGCACGCGGCCGTCGGTCGAGCACGTCCCGCTGCCCTACCGGCCGGGTCCGGGGCGGACGCCCTTCAGTAGCTGAGCGCGCCGGGCCCTCCGGCGCCGGCGATTGACTGTTGGCGCCGTCGCTGTACCGTGAAGGGAGGAGGAGAGAACGATGAGCATTCAGTCCGTCAATCCCGCGACCGGGGAGGTGCTCCAGACTTTCAGCGCGACATCGCCGGCGGAGCTGGAGCGGATCATGACGCGGGCGCACGCTGCATTCGTCGAGTGGCGCAGCGTGCCGTTCGCGACGCGGGCCGAGCGGATGCGCGACGCGGCGCGGCTACTCCGCAAAGACAAGACCGAGCACGCCCGCACCATGACCCTCGAGATGGGCAAGCCGATCGTCCAGGCCGAGGCGGAGGTGGACAAGTGCGCGTGGGGCTGTGACTACTACGCGGATCACGCCGAGGACTTCCTCGCCGAGCAGCCGCGCGAGACCGACGCGTCGAGGAGCTACGTTCGCTTCGATCCGCTGGGGCCCGTGCTGGCGGTGATGCCATGGAACTTTCCCTTCTGGCAAGTATTCCGGTTCGCGGCGCCCGCCCTCATGGCCGGCAATGCCGGGATCCTGAAGCACGCGTCGAACGTGTCGCGATGCGCGCTGGCCATCGAGGCGATCTTCCGGGACGCGGGCTTCCCCCAGGGACTCTTTTCCACCGTGCTGCTCGAGTCGGCGGCGGTCGCTCCCCTCATCGCGGACCCGCGCGTTGTGGCCGTGACGCTCACCGGCAGCGACCGGGCCGGCAGCGCCGTGGCGGGGCAGGCCGGTCGCGAGATCAAGAAGACGGTGCTCGAGCTCGGCGGGAGCGACCCCTTCGTGGTCATGGAGGACGCCGATCTCGCCATTGCGGCGAAGGCGGCGGCGGACGCACGCCTCGTCAACAGCGGCCAGAGCTGCATCGCCGCCAAGCGCTTCATCGTCGTCGAGGCGGTGGCGGACCGGTTCTCGGAGCGATTCGGCGACGAGCTCCGGTCGCGCCGGATGGGGGATCCATTGTCGCGCGAGACCCAGGTCGGTCCGCAGGCGCGGATCGATCTCAGGGACGCCCTCCACCAGCAGGTGGAGGAGTCCATCAGACTCGGGGCCAAGTGTCTCCTGGGTGGCGAGATTCCACCTGGCAGGGGCGCCTTCTATCCGCCCACCCTGCTGGCAGGGGTGGACAGGGGCATGCCGGCCTTCGACCAGGAGACGTTCGGACCGGTGGCGGCCGTCATCCGCGCGAAGGACGAGGGCGATGCCGTGCGCCTGGCCAACGACTCGTCGTTCGGGCTGGGCGCATCCGTCTGGACGCAGGACCGCGCCCGCGCGGAACGGATGGCCGCGCAGATCGAGGCCGGCGCCATCTTCGTCAATGGTGTCGTCAAGTCCGACCCGCGGCTGCCCTTCGGGGGCATCAAGCGCTCCGGCTACGGCCGGGAGCTCTCGGAGTACGGCATTCGCGAGTTCGTCAACATCAAGTCCGTCTGGATCGCCTAGGTCATGCTGAAAGCGGCAATGCGATGAAGGCGTCCGATCTGATCGTCCGGTGTCTCGAGAACGAGGGTGTCCGCTATGTCTTCGGCCTGCCGGGAGAAGAGATCATGGACATCCTGGATTCTCTCTTGGACTCGTCCATCACCTTCATCCCGACGCGTCACGAGCAGGGGGCGGCCTTCATGGCCGACGCCTACGGCCGTCTGACGGGGCGCGCGGGCGTGTGCCTCTCCACGCTCGGACCCGGAGCGACAAACCTCGCCACCGGCGTCGCCGACGCCAATCTCGACCGCGCCCCCCTGGTCGCGATCACCGGGCAGGCGGGCCGCGATCGGGTCCACAAGGAGTCCCACCAGTACGTCGACATCGTCGAGCACTTCCGACCACTCACCAAGTGGAACACGCGCGTCGAGACCGCGGCCGTGATCCCGGAGGTGATCCGGAAGGCCTTCAAGCTCGCCGAGTCGGAGAAGCCAGGCGCCTGTCACATCGAGGTGCCCGAGGATGTCGCGGACGAGGCGGCGGAGGGCACCCCGCTGTCGACCGAGCGGACACGGCGACCGTCCCCGGACCGTCCGGCGCTCCAGACGGCGGCGCGGCTCATCGAGGGTGCGTCCTTCCCGCTGATCTTCGCCGGAAACGGCGTGGTCCGCGGCAAGGCGTCGAGGGAGCTCCGCGAGCTGGCACGGAGCCACGGCATCCCGGTCGTCCACACGTTCATGGCCAAGGGCACGATGCCCTACGACGACGAGCTCTGCCTGCTGTCGGCCGGCCTCCAGGCGCGGGACTACATCTCGTGCGGCTTCGACAAGGCCGATCTGATCATTGCCGTCGGCTACGACCCGGTCGAGTACGCCCCGAAGTTCTGGAATCCCGACCGGAAGAAGCCGATCATCCACATCGACTTCACCCCGGCGGAGGTGGACAGCTTCTACCAGTCGGCCGTCGAGATCGTGGCGGACGTGCGGGAAGCCCTCGAGCTCCTCAACGGCCTCGTGAAGGGACAGAAGGACCCGACCCCCTATCGCACGCTCCGGCGCGTCATTCTCGAGCAGCTCGAGGAGGGCGCGGCGGATGATACGTTCCCTCTCAAGCCCCAGCGCATCCTCCGGGATCTCCGGGCGCAGATGGCTCGCGACGACATCCTGATCTCCGATGTGGGCACGCACAAGCTCTGGATCGCCCGGACCTACCCGGCGTATGAGCCGAACACGGTGCTGATCTCCAACGGCTTTGCGGCCATGGGCTTCGCGCTCCCGGCCGCCGTGTCGGCCAAGCTCGTCCTTCCGGAGCGCCGGGTGGTGGCGGTGAGCGGCGACGGGGGGTTTCTCATGAACTGCCAGGAGCTCGAGACCGCGCGACGGCTCGGGCTCGCGATCGTCAACGTGATCTTTCGCGACGGCGGATACAACCTGATCCAGTGGAAGCAGCAGACGCACTACGGCAGGGAATCGGGCGTGACGTTCGGCAACCCGGACTTCGTCGAGCTGGCCCGGGCCTTCGGGGCGAAGGGCTACCGGGTGGAGTCGGCCCGCCAGCTG encodes the following:
- a CDS encoding acetolactate synthase large subunit — encoded protein: MKASDLIVRCLENEGVRYVFGLPGEEIMDILDSLLDSSITFIPTRHEQGAAFMADAYGRLTGRAGVCLSTLGPGATNLATGVADANLDRAPLVAITGQAGRDRVHKESHQYVDIVEHFRPLTKWNTRVETAAVIPEVIRKAFKLAESEKPGACHIEVPEDVADEAAEGTPLSTERTRRPSPDRPALQTAARLIEGASFPLIFAGNGVVRGKASRELRELARSHGIPVVHTFMAKGTMPYDDELCLLSAGLQARDYISCGFDKADLIIAVGYDPVEYAPKFWNPDRKKPIIHIDFTPAEVDSFYQSAVEIVADVREALELLNGLVKGQKDPTPYRTLRRVILEQLEEGAADDTFPLKPQRILRDLRAQMARDDILISDVGTHKLWIARTYPAYEPNTVLISNGFAAMGFALPAAVSAKLVLPERRVVAVSGDGGFLMNCQELETARRLGLAIVNVIFRDGGYNLIQWKQQTHYGRESGVTFGNPDFVELARAFGAKGYRVESARQLSPILAEALAQPGPSIIDVPVDYGENAKLTARLGRLVCPI
- a CDS encoding Fe-Mn family superoxide dismutase; amino-acid sequence: MVVSGLSPAAELTPASGSRLAAALTESFGSVEQWQAAFHAIGELRGVGWGILFEDPVTHWLTNHWVTLHHDGVPAGFRPLLVMDVWEHAFMRDYKATERAKYIEAFFRNIDWQMIERRLQEPSALRLAG
- a CDS encoding NAD-dependent succinate-semialdehyde dehydrogenase, with amino-acid sequence MSIQSVNPATGEVLQTFSATSPAELERIMTRAHAAFVEWRSVPFATRAERMRDAARLLRKDKTEHARTMTLEMGKPIVQAEAEVDKCAWGCDYYADHAEDFLAEQPRETDASRSYVRFDPLGPVLAVMPWNFPFWQVFRFAAPALMAGNAGILKHASNVSRCALAIEAIFRDAGFPQGLFSTVLLESAAVAPLIADPRVVAVTLTGSDRAGSAVAGQAGREIKKTVLELGGSDPFVVMEDADLAIAAKAAADARLVNSGQSCIAAKRFIVVEAVADRFSERFGDELRSRRMGDPLSRETQVGPQARIDLRDALHQQVEESIRLGAKCLLGGEIPPGRGAFYPPTLLAGVDRGMPAFDQETFGPVAAVIRAKDEGDAVRLANDSSFGLGASVWTQDRARAERMAAQIEAGAIFVNGVVKSDPRLPFGGIKRSGYGRELSEYGIREFVNIKSVWIA
- a CDS encoding response regulator codes for the protein MLLVEGAPQVREVVADVLRQCGAHVTAVDSAVAGLAILKRARPDALVSSLSMPDKDGYWLIQEVRKLPPDQGGDVPAAAFTGLTTAEDRLATLRAGFQYHVPKPVALSRLAGVVALLTLKKSQAGEHRATMALSPRG